In the genome of Alphaproteobacteria bacterium, the window ATCGGCTAAAAACGAACTGCAAGCCGCGGAAGAAGCGGTAACGTCCGCATACTCGCCGTTTATGCCTCGTTTCGATTTGGAATTGTCCGGCACCAAAGGACATGATTTGGACGGCATTCAAGGCAACAATGATAATGCCGCCGCCTTGGTCGTAGCGCGCTGGAACTTGCTGCGCGGCGGGTCGGATAATGCCCGTAAGGATGGCGCCGTATTGCGTCGTTCCCGCGCTCGCGATGTCGTTAGCCGGGTAGAACGCATTCAGTCCGAACAAACCAGATTTGCATGGAACGCCATGTCTTCCGCGCGGGAGCGGGTGGTTACTTTGCGCAATGTGGTTGCGTCGAACGAACGCGTCCGCGATGCGTATTTGAAACAATTCGAATTGGGTCAACGCAGCTTGCTGGATCTATTGGATTCTGAGAATGAATTGTTCTTGTCCCGTAGCGATTTGGTTACGGCCGAATATACCGCTTTGTTTGGCGCGTATCGGTTAATGGCTGCCATGGGAACTTTGAATGCCCATTTGGGCGTTAAAGTGCCGGAATTGCAGAAAACCACGACCGCCACTTCCTGGTCTTGGTAGTCAGTAATTTTGTTAATAAGTAAGATTTGAAATGCCCTCGTTAATAGAGGGCATTTTATTTTTTATTATTATATTTCAAATGTTTATATAGAATTTACTGCGTCTGCATCGCTTCCAATCGTTAACAATGCGTAAATTTTTTGTGTTGCAATTCGTTTCTTTTTGAGTTACGATGGTTAAACATATATTAATTTTATATGAACCGCCGACAAATATAAAAAAAGGCATAGAGTAGGTAGAGGGATTTCATGGCTAACACTGATAAATGCGATACTGGCATTAAGCCAGCAGCCAAAGCCAAAGCTGTTCACGCAGAAAAAGCAATTAAGTCCGCAGACGTAGTTCCGGCGCAAAAAGTATCGCCTAAATTAGCCATTCCTGCAAAAACATTGATCGATACTAACAGTAAAAATATCGATTTGAGCAAGGTCAATCTATCCGAATCGAAAGTCAGCGTTGAAGGCAATAATTTGGTCATCAAATCGCTCGATGGCAAAGAAATCATTTTAGTAAATTTCCTGTCGGCTGCCAAAGACAGCAATCCACCCTCCCTGAAATTGGCAGACAACACGGAATTATCCGCCCCCGATTTGATGAGCTTGCTTAACAAAATCGGTTTAATTCAAACCGCTGAAGGTCCATCGGAATCTAACGACGGTTCGGCTTTTGGACGTTTTATAGATGACGGCCATTTACCAGCTGTTCGCGGTATTGGCGCCGGTCTTGGTGATGATTTTGGCGGCAATGGCATTGGCGCGATAAACCAGCGTAATTTGTTGGTATTGGCTGGTGAGTCGGTTACACCACCACCGCCGCCACCTCCGCCGCCGCCACCACCACCGCCACCACCTCCGCCGCCGCCACCTCCGCCGCCACCTCCGCCGCCGCCTCCACCGCCGCCGCCACCTCCGCCGCCACCGCCAAATGGCCTGTTTACGGAGCATGACGATACGGTGAATTTTAATAATGTGTTGGCTGGCACCTATGAGGCAGGGACACAGTATAATGCTCTAAGCGGCAACGACCATGTTATCATGGCGGACACTTTGGCCGCCGCCGCCGCTGCAGGTTACGATCCAACCCGTGTGTTCGATGCAGGCGCTGGTGACGACGTTATTATCGGCGGCAGCCTGGATGATATAATCACCGGCAATTCCGGCAATGACCAATTGTTTGGCAACGCCGGGGATGATCAATTGGCCGGCGATGATGGCGACGACCTTATTTCTGGCGGCGCGGGCAATGATTTCTTATTTGGCGGTATGGGCAATGACACCATTACCGGCGATGATGGCAACGATTACATCGAAGGCAATGAAGGCGCCGATAATATTTCCGGCGGCAATGGTAACGATTTGATCGATGCTGGCGATGGAAATGATATTGTCAGCGGCGGTTCCGGCGATGATACAATTGTCGGCGGCGCTGGTAACGATACTATCAACGGCGACGATGGCGACGATAACATTGCCGGCGATGATGGTAACGATATTCTGGCCGGCGGCAATGGCAGCGATTTGATCGAAGGCGGCGCTGGCAATGATACCATCGATGGCGGCGCTGGCGACGATTATTTATACGGCGATGACGGCGACGATATTATCAATGGCGGCGATGGCAATGACGTTATCGGCGATGCCAATGAAGCTGGCAACGATATTTTAAATGGCAATGCCGGCGATGATATCATCCAGGCAGGTGCCGGTGATGACATACTGGATGGCGGTCTTGGCACCGATCTATTATACGGAGATACAGGCAACGATACTTTCCGGTACAGCGTGGATTCTACCTGGACCAACGCCGGCAGCATCACGCCTCCGGGCACATGGTTATTGTCTAACCCGGTCGATACCATCGCATCTTTGGATGTGTATGCGGTTAGGGCCGCGGTTAACACCAGCATGAATATGAGCCACGATATTTACGCTGGCGGCGATGGATTCGATACGCTGTATGGCACATCGGGCAATGATTTTATTTATATCCACGACAATACGGTTCCTTCGCCATCCCCAACCGATCCACGGATCATTTCGATTGAATCGATCGAAACCGGCGATGGCAACGACATCATCGACTTGCGCAGCGCCACGGTTTCTTATGGCGATGTGTTTGTGGATGCCGGCAGTGGCAATGATGTTATTTGGACCCAGGATGGCAACGACGCCATCGATGGCGGCGATGGATTTGACGTTATTTCTTCCGGCGCTGGCGACGATTTGGTCAATGGCGGCGCTGGCAATGATATGATCGATGGCGGTTCTGGCGACGATTATCTGATCGGTGGCAGCGGTATCGATACTTTATTCGGCGGCGATGGCCAAGACATTCTCGAAGGCGGCACCGGCGTTGACTTTATGAATGGCGGTACCGGCGACGATATGTTTATCGCGGTATCGGATGGCACCTGGCAAGGTCTTGCCTCCACTGGCCGTTTCAGCGAAGTCACCGTGCAGATTGGCAATGGTTTAGGCAATCCAGCGCACCATATTTTCCAAGATGTATATCAAGGCGGCGATGGTTACGACACCATTATGGGAACCGGCGGCAACGATGTGTTTATCCTGGATTCTTTAAAAGTCAGCATCGATCTGTTCGGCAACCAAATCGATCCAATGATTCGCAATATGCCTTTGTTGGATAGTATCGAGCATATCGTTCTGGGTGATGGAAACGATGTTGTCAACTTGCTCAGCGATCGTTTCAACTACACCACCGGTGTTACCGTCGAAGCCGGCAATGGCGACGATTATATCTGGACTCAAAAGGGTGATGATACGTTATACGGCGGCGCTGGCAACGATCGCCTGGATGCCGATATGGGTAACGACCAATTATTTGGCGGCGATGGCAACGACGTTCTGTTAGGCCGTGAAGGTGACGACATTTTGGATGGCGGTGCCGGCAACGATCAATTATATGGCGGTTCTGGCAACGATACGTTTGTGTATCATGATGTTTCCGAAGGCTCAGCGACTGAAACGATCCAAGACTTCCAAACTGGCGCCGATACAATTCATTTGGAAGATGTATTGAGCGGTTTTAATGGTAATCTGTCCGAATTCGTCCGCTTTGTTGATGGCGCCGGATTCACCATAATGCAAGTGGATATTGACGGTCTGGCCAACGGCCAAAACTTCGTCGATTTGGTTAAATTGAACGGAGTCACCTTTGCTGGCGGCGGCGTCCATATGTCCGACGTGGTTGTATCGTAATTTATTAGTTTTCTCTACCGAACCTACCTCAGCACCGCCAAAAGCGGTGCTTTTTCTTTTATAATTCAGTTGTTGGGTAATCACTGTGGTAATTATATAAATGCCATTGCCCATTTCCCTTAATTTGCCTTGCAACTATTCAGATTGAGCGCCAATTCCTCTATATTCAATAAGATAGGGAGAATGTGCGTGAATTCTGGCGATCCGAATCCATCTTCTGGCGATAAATCCAATTCCGATAAAGATGTCGAAGCCGGTGCGCGGCAAGTTTGGCGCGTAACGCCGTCGGTCAGCAGCGCCGACGATATTCTACTCAATTGCTTGCACATTATTTGTAAATTGCTGGATCGTCCACAATCGCGGGAGGCATTATCCGCTGGATTGCCATTGGCCGAATTTGGCATGTCACCGGCTTTGTTTGTGCGTTCCGCGTCGCGGGCGGGGGTTTCGGCGCGGCTGATGGTGCGTGAATTATCCGCTATTAACCCAATGTTGCTGCCCTGCGTATTGTTATTAAAAGATCGCAAGGCATGCGTATATGTTGGTGTTGCTGGCGATAAAGCCGAAGTGATTTTGCCGGAAACTGGCGGCGTGCAGCAAATCGCGATGAGTGAATTGCAAGCCAATTACACCGGCTATGTAATCTTCGCCAAACCAGAATTCCGCTATGACCCGCGTGCGAAGGGCCTTGAAGAACATGAACAAGCCGGATGGTTCTGGGGCACGCTGCGCCGATTCAAATCCATGTATATGGAAGTTATTTTTGCCGCGCTGATGATCAACATATTCGCGTTGGCATCGCCATTATTCACCATGAACGTGTATGACCGGGTGATTCCAAACCACGCCATGGAAACATTATGGGTATTGGCGACCGGCGCGATTATCGTTTTCGTTTTCGATTTTATCATCCGCTCTTTGCGCGCCTATTTCCTCGACCTTACCGGGCGCGGCGCGGACACGTTGATTTCCAGCCAACTGTTCGAACAATTGCTGGGAATGCGCATGGAAGCGCGGCCGCCATCGGCTGGCGCGCTTGCGGGGCACTTGCGGGAATTTGAACATCTGCGTGAATTTTATACTTCCGCCACTTTGGTCACGCTGGTGGATTTGCCATTTTTGATTTTATATATTTTGGTTATCGCCTTGATCGGCGGATGGCTGGCGATTGTGCCGTTAGTATCGGTGCCGGTCATTATGGGCGTCGCATTTTATATGCAGCGTCCATTGAACCGTATTGTCAAAGAAACGTTCCGCGAATCGTCGCAAAAAAGCGCGTTGTTAGTGGAATCCATCACCGGCCTTGAGACTATCAAAAAGATGGGCGCCGAAGGATATATGCAGCGCCTATGGGAAAGTTTTGTCGGCAAAACCGCGAAATCCGCCATGCACGCGCACAGCCTGTCGGCGGCGGTGCTGAATTTCACGGTCTTCGCCAATTATATGGTTACGGTTTTGATTGTCATTATGGGCGCGTATTTGGTGGCGGATGGGGCGATCACTACCGGCGCTTTGATCGCTTGCGTGATTTTGGCTGGCCGCGCCACGGCGCCGCTCGGTCAAATCGCGGGTTTGTTGACCAGATTCCATCAAAGCGAATCGGCGCTGGAAACCCTGGATGAATTTATGCAATTGCCGGTGGAGCGTCCTGCCGGTAAAGCCTTCTTAAGCCGTCCGCATTTGCGTGGCCAGATTGAATTCCGGGATGTCGATTTTTCCTATCCAGGCAATCGGGGCAAGGCGTTGGATGGCTGTTCCTTCCGCATCAATCCTGGCGAGAAAGTTGGCATTATCGGCCCAATCGGTTCGGGCAAGACCACGCTTGAAAAGTTGTTATTGGCTTTGTATGAACCCCAGCAAGGGTCGGTTACCGTGGACGGCACGGATGTGCGCCAGATCGATCCCGCCGATTTACGCCGCAATATCGGCGTTTGTCCGCAAGACGTGTTCTTATTTTACGGCACGGTAAAAGAAAATATTTTGATGGGCCGCACTGGCGCGGATGATCGCGCCTTGTTGACGGCCGGTACGCTGGCCGGCGTAACCGATTTTCTGCGCCACCATCCATTAGGCTATGATTTGAATATAGGCGAGCGGGGCGAGGGGTTATCGGGCGGTCAACGCCAATCGGTTGCCCTGGCGCGTTCCTTGTTGCTGGATCCGCCGATTTTATTATTGGACGAACCGACCAGCGCGATGGATCCCGGTTCCGAAAACCGGTTTAAGGCGCGTCTTTCCCAAGTGGTAAAAGAT includes:
- a CDS encoding calcium-binding protein, translating into MNFNNVLAGTYEAGTQYNALSGNDHVIMADTLAAAAAAGYDPTRVFDAGAGDDVIIGGSLDDIITGNSGNDQLFGNAGDDQLAGDDGDDLISGGAGNDFLFGGMGNDTITGDDGNDYIEGNEGADNISGGNGNDLIDAGDGNDIVSGGSGDDTIVGGAGNDTINGDDGDDNIAGDDGNDILAGGNGSDLIEGGAGNDTIDGGAGDDYLYGDDGDDIINGGDGNDVIGDANEAGNDILNGNAGDDIIQAGAGDDILDGGLGTDLLYGDTGNDTFRYSVDSTWTNAGSITPPGTWLLSNPVDTIASLDVYAVRAAVNTSMNMSHDIYAGGDGFDTLYGTSGNDFIYIHDNTVPSPSPTDPRIISIESIETGDGNDIIDLRSATVSYGDVFVDAGSGNDVIWTQDGNDAIDGGDGFDVISSGAGDDLVNGGAGNDMIDGGSGDDYLIGGSGIDTLFGGDGQDILEGGTGVDFMNGGTGDDMFIAVSDGTWQGLASTGRFSEVTVQIGNGLGNPAHHIFQDVYQGGDGYDTIMGTGGNDVFILDSLKVSIDLFGNQIDPMIRNMPLLDSIEHIVLGDGNDVVNLLSDRFNYTTGVTVEAGNGDDYIWTQKGDDTLYGGAGNDRLDADMGNDQLFGGDGNDVLLGREGDDILDGGAGNDQLYGGSGNDTFVYHDVSEGSATETIQDFQTGADTIHLEDVLSGFNGNLSEFVRFVDGAGFTIMQVDIDGLANGQNFVDLVKLNGVTFAGGGVHMSDVVVS
- a CDS encoding type I secretion system permease/ATPase, with translation MCVNSGDPNPSSGDKSNSDKDVEAGARQVWRVTPSVSSADDILLNCLHIICKLLDRPQSREALSAGLPLAEFGMSPALFVRSASRAGVSARLMVRELSAINPMLLPCVLLLKDRKACVYVGVAGDKAEVILPETGGVQQIAMSELQANYTGYVIFAKPEFRYDPRAKGLEEHEQAGWFWGTLRRFKSMYMEVIFAALMINIFALASPLFTMNVYDRVIPNHAMETLWVLATGAIIVFVFDFIIRSLRAYFLDLTGRGADTLISSQLFEQLLGMRMEARPPSAGALAGHLREFEHLREFYTSATLVTLVDLPFLILYILVIALIGGWLAIVPLVSVPVIMGVAFYMQRPLNRIVKETFRESSQKSALLVESITGLETIKKMGAEGYMQRLWESFVGKTAKSAMHAHSLSAAVLNFTVFANYMVTVLIVIMGAYLVADGAITTGALIACVILAGRATAPLGQIAGLLTRFHQSESALETLDEFMQLPVERPAGKAFLSRPHLRGQIEFRDVDFSYPGNRGKALDGCSFRINPGEKVGIIGPIGSGKTTLEKLLLALYEPQQGSVTVDGTDVRQIDPADLRRNIGVCPQDVFLFYGTVKENILMGRTGADDRALLTAGTLAGVTDFLRHHPLGYDLNIGERGEGLSGGQRQSVALARSLLLDPPILLLDEPTSAMDPGSENRFKARLSQVVKDKTVIVVTHRASMLSIVDRLIVMSEGKVVADGPRDQVLSSLKDGEVKAS